The Pseudochaenichthys georgianus chromosome 8, fPseGeo1.2, whole genome shotgun sequence genome has a segment encoding these proteins:
- the LOC117451333 gene encoding lipid droplet assembly factor 1-like: MDQCSIKSKSRVAEFQQLFGSWATLLSRLYDDPKVAQLMKTRIRQYLNSHPFFALTVMLFGAMSAIPVGMFLSFALVTIIMSAVGLVFFEAFLLFVGGTTLLCVLSGIALFSVMVSFIFNALYFTISNILSRYNPNLTKQHDFQEKESEGETSKTKEM; encoded by the exons ATGGATCAGTGCAGCATCAAAAGCAAAAGCAGAGTGGCTGAGTTTCAGCAGTTGTTTGGGAGTTGGGCCACCCTGCTGAGCCGCTTATATGATGACCCCAAG GTAGCACAGCTGATGAAAACAAGGATCAGGCAGTACCTGAACAGCCACCCTTTCTTTGCTCTCACGGTGATGCTGTTTGGTGCCATGTCTGCAATTCCCGTTGGAATGTTCCTCTCTTTTGCTCTTGTGACCATTATCATGTCTGCAGTTGGTTTGGTTTTCTTTGAAG CGTTCCTGTTGTTTGTAGGAGGGACGACTCTGCTGTGTGTGCTCTCTGGCATCGCCCTCTTCTCTGTCATGGTTTCATTCATCTTTAATGCGCTTTATTTCACCATCTCCAACATCCTCAGCCGCTATAACCCAAATCTGACAAAG CAACATGATTTCCAGGAGAAGGAGAGTGAGGGTGAAACTTCAAAAACGAAGGAAATGTAA